In the genome of Megalops cyprinoides isolate fMegCyp1 chromosome 7, fMegCyp1.pri, whole genome shotgun sequence, one region contains:
- the tmem9 gene encoding transmembrane protein 9, producing the protein MVLHSTIRNLRCPLTLLVAMVLFEVISHAHASKSFEDVRCKCICPPYRNISGHIYNRNVSQKDCNCLHVVEPMPVPGHDVEAYCLLCECKYEERSSNTIKVTIIIYLSVVGSLLLYMLFLLLVDPLMRKQDIYTQPLQNEEDTEDMRAPVEGLQVRGSTVLERVEGAQQRWKKQVQEQRKTVFDRHKMLS; encoded by the exons CACAATCCGAAATCTTAGGTGTCCCCTCACCCTCCTAGTGGCCATGGTTCTCTTCGAGGTCATATCCCATGCACATGCCAGCAAG AGCTTTGAGGACGTGCGCTGTAAGTGCATCTGCCCTCCGTACAGGAACATCAGTGGACACATCTACAACAGGAACGTGTCTCAGAAAGACTG TAACTGTCTGCATGTGGTAGAGCCCATGCCAGTGCCGGGTCATGATGTGGAGGCGTACTGTCTGCTCTGTGAGTGCAAGTATGAGGAGCGCAGCAGCAACACCATTAAG GTGACCATCATAATCTACCTGTCTGTGGTGGGCTCCCTCCTGCTATACAtgctcttcctgctgctggtcGACCCCCTGATGCGCAAGCAGGACATCTACACCCAGCCCTTACAGAACGAGGAGGACACAGAG gacatGCGGGCCCCTGTGGAGGGGCTGCAGGTGCGGGGGAGCACGGTGCTGGAGCGGGTGGAGGGGGCCCAGCAGCGCTGGAAGAAACAGGTTCAGGAGCAGCGCAAGACCGTCTTCGACCGCCACAAGATGCTCAGCTAA